Sequence from the Lepidochelys kempii isolate rLepKem1 chromosome 7, rLepKem1.hap2, whole genome shotgun sequence genome:
GCTAAACACAGCCGGGCTCTTcagccatgagtgcagaggaaaCCCCAACTCCTGGGCTGACTCACAGCCTGGCAAGGCCCGAGGGGCTCTGAAATGCAGCATCCCCTGTCCCGTCTTTCTGCCCTGTGCAGCGCATCAGTTGCCGGGGCTCCATTCACTAATGAGAAATTAGCATAGAAATGCCTGGAACGAATGTGTGATCAGCATGTGCTTGCGACCGAGGCAGCGGATTATTGTTTCACCATCGCTGCTGCCAGGGTTGCTGTAGATTAAAGTGTTCCCTCTGTAAGAGGGCAGGGGAAAGTGGAAGAGCTTTTCAAAAGCCTGCTTTCTCTAAAAGTGTTCTGGGGCGTTTGCAAGCTGTGGAATGAGGAAACCAGATGAGCTGGAAAGCATTTTTCTGAACTTTCTAATAATGCTCAGGCTGTCCCCTAATACCACCCCTTTAAAAGTAGCTCTCACCAGATCATGCTGTATCAAATGCGTCCTCTCTTTAATGCACCTTGCAAAGGTAATTGTTGGCATGACTACTTTGTATTGTAAAATGTACTGTAATGAGGCTCCTTATCAGGAAAATTACTTTGGAGAACTAATTTCAGTAATGCGGCTCCCAGGCTGCTAATAGAAAATGgatttttctattttgaaaatgCCTTTATATGTTAACTGGCTCCTGATTTCTTTGAAATTCAAGGCCCACAGTGTTTCAAAGTCACTTTATAGTCAGCTTTATGGACCAGctggagcaggatcaggcccttccaTGCATTTTTAATCCTCAGAGAAAACCGATTTTCCTGGAAAATGGTTGTCAGCATATCCACAGCTGCTGAGCAAGCACCAATTGCCAAAATATGCTATTGGTGTTATCAGTTGTGTGATATGGTATTTCCTACGATGTTGTAAACATCACCAGGAATAACAGGCTGCTAAATTTCTGCCTATCTTTCAGCAAGCCGCTGAGGCCTTGACTTTTGTAATTTTTAATCTGAAACATTGCTGTACAGGGGCATATGTGTTCTATCCTTTTGTTAGTCAGTCACTAAACAGACAACTGTTAAACAGAACAATGTGACTCTGGCATAacatgcaagaaaacaaagctgagaACTCTTTTGCAACTTGGAGACCATAGTGCTGCTGTCCACTGTTAATCAGCTGCTacatttcaccccagaggtggctgcatttcagtggcataAGAAGTGAAGCCTCTTTTATAAATCATTTTGGAATGCTTATGGATGCAAATGCTGTGTATAAATGTTAGATATATGATATAATCATTATTTTGTATTAACCTAACTGGTTCTTGTTTCTTTGCAAATGTCTGGTTTGGGCCATATTTTTAGCCGCAGTACTGAGGGTCTTTTGCTCTTTAGATTGGCCAGTAGTGTGGCCattttgtcatttatttcagtgggagcaagaatGGCTTCCAGATTGAAATGGACATTTAAGAAATCtttacaaaaaaaatgtttttctatgCTGTTTGCTGCCACTCAgatactttctctctctctctctctctctctcacacacacacacacaccaatctcTCTTCAGCAAAAATGTCTTGTGTGCAAAATCTTTGTGGTCACAGCAATAGCAGTGAGAGGTTAGAGCTGGAGCAAAATGGGAATAGGCAGGATTTGAAGCCATCTGCCATATGGGAATGtgccctcccctctgccccacattaAACTGTGGTTATCTCTGCTTTTGAGGCAAGCAAGATATTAATCAGCGAACCCTTTTTAGAAGCAATAAAAGATtcacagagccagattctgatctctgttcaCTGGTCTACATCTGGAGTAActcagctccactgacttctgttggAGTAATTGAATTTGCACTGAGATCAAAATCTGACTTGTAGTCCCCTAGGCATatttcaggtatgctggcaatcACTTTTACTATTAGAAATGATTATATGCTAAGGTCACAGAACATGGACACTAACCTTTGTTTGAACTTCCTCACTTTGAGCACAGGTGAGTATTTCATTATCAGTTTGCAAGAATAGATGACTGACAGTGGATGCAAACCAGGAAAATGTACAATTtggcttttaattcccttttctTTGGAACCACCACAACCCTCCTCCACACATAAACATAAATAAGGAAGCTGTAGCTTTAAGAAGTGTGTTTTTACTTTTACTTCCTGTGGAACATTAATAGACTGATGCTGATGGAGCATGTGAAGGTTGCTGTGCAGTGCATCAGCTATAGATTGAgtgcacagatttatttttatttcctcctAGAAGACAGAGACAGAGGCAAATTGCAGATCAGGCAGCATAGGTGCCCTGGAGTAATAATAAACAGTTCCCACCCTTCCCAAAACCGGACACTATTGACTATTCATGGCAAAGTGTCCACAGCACAGCAGCAGAGCCTGTGGAAAATGACAGTGTGCAACAAGCTTGACTGGCATTTCCTTCATGCTCGGTCACATGCCTTCTGATTGCCTGTccctctctctcaaacacaccCTTATTGACCGATCAAATTATATCTATCGCTGCAATCCACATACCTTCCACAGGGAGGCGTGTTTTATTATGTACATAGGCAGCTCAGTTTTCAGTCAGTCACCTTGAGCAGAGGGGAGGGCCCACGGCCAGTGTTCAGCAAAGTCTGCACATCTGCATTTTAGCTCCCTAAGAGTTATATCGTGCAGCCGTCAAGCAGTGTtttctcagacaaaactcccagtaAGACTGCTGTGCCTGAATTGAGGGCTGCAGGAATTGCATTGGCTTcagagggagttttgcctgagggTTGCAAAATAAGCGTCGGAGCCTGTCGTTCTTTATTCAagggagtagtcccactgacttcaaccagAACACTCAAGTGAGTAAGAGGttgaaggatcaggcccattggcCCTACTAAATTGCGTGTGTTCAGAATATAACAAAATGCAGTCACTTGCTGTAGTCACAATGAGTTGAAATCCTACGCAAGAGCTTTGTTCCAAGTTCCCAGTTTAGAAGTTGGCACCATGTTTAGATCATCTCAAGGCTGTGTATTCAAGTGACAGGCAGCGTGGAATAATGAGGTGACACTCGCACAATCAGCTGGCCTGCCAGCACATGGTAATTAGCCCAGCATGGTGCCAGTCCTATTAAGGGTGATGCAGGTGATGATGACGTTAGTAAACTGATTCATTACATCTGGAAAGGAAAATCTTACTAGTAAATGCTGAagcacaataaatatttttggctCCTAGCAGATTGGTCCTTGTATTATGCAGATTAGCCTATATTTGAATAACTGAGACAGTGAAaaataaagtcaatggaaagctaTAAGATAAGGAAAGGATAGTATTCTTTCATGGACACAAGttataaactttatttttatttgctttttgggTGGTAAAAATTTCAAcacttccccccaaccccattcccttCTTTGGCTCTCTGTTTCCTTGTCAGACAAAAGATTATAAATGTATTTCCTCTTGCCAGTAATAGTCTGAGAAGGCACTGTAAATCTACAGAACACTTAGTTGTGAAATGATTTCTGAAAGAATTCTTTTGCAAACATGTGGTGCAATCTTGGAAAATGCCTAGGCACTCAGAATCCTTTGGGGGTGATACAGCAATGTGAAAGCATGTAGCAACATGTGTTCCCAGTGAAACTGCATGCAGTTGACTCTCATTTAAGCTGGAGAGATTTGTAGGTCTAGTGCATGGAGATGAATGATTAAACCTGACTTCTGACTGTCAATATTTTTGTTCCCTATATTCAGGCTTTCGCTTGAGCTTTCACTGTGTGGTATATGCTGGTGGGATATCCGTAACAGATTATCCAGGAATGGTGGATCACTTGCTTCCGGCTGATGAATATTTTTCATCCACAAGGTCCCCTGTTGGATACTTTGGGGACATGATGGCCGGTGGGAGGTCATACCAGATGCTGCCCTCACCGGTGTCAGAAGATGACAGCGATTCTTCAAGCTTTTGCTCTTGTTCCAGCCCCGATTCCCAGGTTCTCAGCTCTAGCTATGGAAGCACATCTAGCGCTGAAAGTCAAGATAGCATTTTAGACTATTTACTGTCCCAGGCTTCCTTGGGGAACACCCCTGCCTCTTGGTGGGACAAAAGGAGACTTCAACCAGTAGTGAAAGAGGAGTATTTCAGATTGCCTGAGTTCACAGTGGATATGGAAGATTCTGGACCATTTCAGCCCACACTTGAGGAGATTGAGGAGTTTCTGGAAGAAAACATGGAGTTGGATCTCAAGGAAGGGCCTAAAAGTGAGACCAAGGACTTGAGAGCTTGCAGCCAAGTTTCTGTTGCTTCAGTCCAGCAAAAAGACCATCTGGCACCTAGCGTTAATTTAAAAGAAAGTAAAAGCGAACAATCAAGTAGCTCAACAGAAGGTAGCGATGTTTCAAATGGAGCACTATCCCTGGAGGGAGGGATACCTGTCATGCTCCAAATTCAGCCTGTACAGATCAAACAAGAGTCAAATACAAGCCCTAGTTCACAAGGACCAGCACAAGAGAATATTAAAATTGCACAGCTCCTAGTCAACATTCAAGGACAGACATTTGCACTTGTGCCGCAGATTGTTCAGTCATCCAATTTGAACTTGTCTTCTAAATTTGTCCGCATAGCTCCAGTCCCTATTGCTGCAAAGCCTATTGGGCCAGGAGGCATGATCCAGGGTCAAACGGGGATCATCGTGGGCCAGAAATTTCAAAAGAACCCTGCGGCAGAACTCATTAAAATGCACAAATGTTCTTTCCCTGGCTGTACCAAGATGTACACTAAAAGCAGCCATTTGAAAGCGCACCTGAGGAGACACACAGGAGAAAAACCTTTTGCATGCACGTGGCCCGGTTGTGGATGGAGGTCAGTACTGTGATGCAGTAGTACTCCGTATCCAATAAACATATCATTCACTTGACATAATATGCCAGCCAAACAGGTTTGAACCAAGTTCATTTATAAACAATTTTGCTGTTCTTTGAAACCTGTTTGgttggttttaaaattaaaaccacttttctTAATGTTAGGGACTTTGGTGTGTTGAATAGCAGAACATTACTGTTGACATTCACTGTACGAAAGTCTAAAAAAATACCCCAGTGACTGGTATTTCATTTCATAATGGCCAGATTAGACTTGCTCCTGCAGATATTGCTTTGTATATTCATTGGTCCCATTGCAGCATACTATCTCCAATGTACCATTGATGCAAACTAGGACACACAAAGCAAATTGGGTCATTGGAGCACAGTCACTTCATTACTAGTACTACATGATTATATGTATTTGGAGATTCAACTACGTGGAGGTCAAATACAATCAGTGAAGGGCTATGAATGACATATATGCTTAATAAAACCctaataaaattttaaaacattataaGCAATTTTGTAATTTCCAGAATAAAATACTAGCTTGGGAATGCTGTCTCATCATAGGGTATGCTACTCCAATTTAATCTGTGTTTATTTTATGTTCTGGTTTAGAAATGTATATTAGTGCTCATCCAGATGTGCCCCTGAGTGTTGTACATTTCAAAAGTAATCAGTGAAAACAATCAGAAGGGGTGGttaaaaattttctgtcaaaacttttCTTCAATGGAAAATTGAGTTTTTGAATAAGTAAAAATTTACTTTAGCTTTAGCTTTCCTCAAAATTTTTGATTATTTGTTGGAAAACTGGAAACTgacaaatatttcttttgtgattaaaaagttgaaatttcccatggaaacCCCTTCTCCTCCATTTTTCAGTCTGCTCTGGAACCCAGCCAGTTTCTTAACCGAGCAATGAAACTTCATACACTTTGATGAAAACCAAACATCATCTCAAATACCACCTGTTAAATTATACCAAAATGATTCGAAAGACTTGGCAAAAGGAAAAACATCCTGTAGTGCTTTGGTGAGCAATGTGTGGTTAGGAAATGGGTCACACTCATTGTGAACTGAAGAGATAAGAGGAGAGACATGAGTAAAATTGCAGGTGTGTGAGATATAGGACCACTAGGGATGGATGAATTTGTTTGAAAGGAAAAAGTCGGAACTAGTCTGAATCTTGTCCCTTTCCTCTAACTGATACACTGAGCTTTCCCCATTGCCACTAGGGCCGAGTGGATCATCTATAGCTAATACTTCCTGTGATCAGTTTCCTCCCTTTTCTCATTCATGGAGGCTCCATGAGCAGATTGCAATTTTCCTTCATTGATTTGCTAccaatgaaatttttcacaagcTTTGTTTACTTCCAGCCTTGTGATTCAAATGAACTGAAATTCGACTGTGTCTCTCAGTTGTGATTGGTCACATAAATCACATGGCATTTTCCCATGCCCTCATTGGCATAGCATCATCCTTTCTATTTGACTTTCAGAGTCAATGCTTGCAAGGAGcatatttaagattttttttctgctagTATCTGTGCAAACGTAACGCTTGCTTTCCATGAGCCATGATGCTGGTGAAACTTGATTGTCCAAATTTTTGTGGAAGGGGAACAAAACAAAGGGTTGAAATTTGGCCAAAGTTTAATTCCTTTAAAAAGCTGAATGAATGTTTGTGGGAAATTGATTTGCAATATTCAGCTAACCACTAGTGACAATGGTCCTGACCCAGGCATATTTGAGGTCAGAAGATGACTTGCCGGGGCTCTGATTGTGTCTCTATCTGATTCCGCATTGATTTCAGCAGTGCAAGATCAGACCTCAGGAGTCTGTGAATTGTTCTTTTGTGGATGATCTTCTGTGGATGTATCTTATGAGAACACTGGTATTGTCCAGAATGTCAGTCAAAGGTGAATGATTAGGAATGCATAAGCAGCAATATAGACCAATATTCCCTGGGGTGCCTCCCATGAAGTGACACCAAGGATGAGTGTAGCCTCTGTATGTCCACAACCTCACAAGGGTTGAAGTCTAGTGTGAACGGTGCGTAGCAAAAATGCCAAGAGGCATGTAAAGAGAAGTACCGATCCAGATGGTGAGTACATCTAGAACCTGTAATTTAAAGAGCCAAATGCTTGGACAGCCATAGTTCTTTATGGGCAGAAATCCAGTAGAGCCTAGGGATTAAATAACTTCCATACAAAAAAGGCTTGTTTCTGGctgttggatgtttttccaaaccCCTCATTGTGGTTGCATCTTTGCACTTAGGATAACTGAGAGCATAAGCCAGAACCCCGGATTCAAATGCCCCATAACTTTGGATGAGTTCTGATCCCagtttgaaatttttcagctggGGCCCATCACTAACATAGACCAAGGAGGGGGCAGACTTTCAAAGGGGCTGTTTCCCTCTATCACAAATCTCTTAGAACAAGCTTGAGATTCCAGCACTCCCATGTGTTCTTCTCAGACATCAAAGTCAGATCTGCAGTGACATACCATAGCTAGAGCAGTGAGCACAGAATTACACAGTCTCCTTTCATCAGTAAAGCATGTTTACCTTTTCCAGAAGTTCAGGGAGAGCTGTGAGCTCACATGACTAAGTCAAGTACATCTGGAGTCTGTTCTCAGTTTTATATCATCCCAAATGAATTTATGCACTGAAATTCTGCTGCTGGTTTCTTCCAcgttcttttcctttcttctctgcGTGTGTATGGTGTATTTCTTTTTCAGCAAAATGAACTTAAAATCTGAGTTCATGGAAAATAGTAAtttagaaaaatgctgcttggtATCATTTGAGTCATAGTGTTTAGCTACAAGGGGGGTGTCTGTGTAAAAGCTTTTCCTTCTTCCTGTATGGACAGAACAGCTAAACTAAAACAAACTCCCAACCAACCGTATGTCATCTTTAAGTGTAGCAAAGCAAAGTGATGGGAAAGGTTAAACTTTTGCAAGCCTCATACAGCATGGGATTCCCAAGTTCCTTTCTGAATGCTGACCACTACCAACTTTTGCCCCTCCATCACAGAACGCGAGAGCTGCTCTTTTCAGTCTTAAGCAATATGCAAACAGCAGAGTACAGAAACTGCCAGTGAcccatttagtccagtatcctgttgtACCAGTCAGAGCATTGATCCGTGTCAGACCAGGCTACACATTACGTTCATCTAGGTCAGTGGCTAATGCCTGCCACTTCTGAGAAGGGCAAAACCATGAAACTCACACCTGAACTTCAGTATCTTATGTAGGAAATTTGGTGAAGACAGATGCAAGCTACTGCACTTTCGAAGGAAcagtttaaatggctggtaaaccATGCTGATGAATCTGAGTTAGTTGTAACTTCTCAAGATGATGATCTTGGCAATGATAGAGTATAGGCAAGTTGCTGGAGTTGCCTGCTCAGGGCACCACAATGGCCCAAAAATGTGAATAAGATTCTTGgggctgattctcatttacactgagacCCCTCTACACTGCATAAAGATGTGGCTGTGTTAAAGGAAGCTTACTGTGTGAGGCTGTGTATTTCCTGAGCACACAGTGCGTTACAGGACATAAGGAAAGTCCAGATGCCGTAACTCAAGCAGGAggtgtcggggggagggggagagatccCTGTGGGGATTCCCTCGCCGAGATAGATCCCTCACAACGTCCTGTTAGGTAGGAGGCTTTTCCTTCTAACTTAAAAGGCCACAAGGCTCGAGCCCAAGCTTCTTGGATCCCCAGGGACACCTGCGAGGCCTGGGGCATCCACACAGAGACCCTGTGCTTCTGCTCTGGCCCTCATACAATGTGTTGTTTCCCCATCCCTCTACCAtattccagcccctcctccctcaaACTTGCCCAATCTCTACCGTCTGCCCTAGCTGGCATCTCCAGAATGGCATAGAGGCTTCTGCAGGGTCTTGAGGATGGGGAAAGGTGCTGTGGAAATGGTTGAGCCTTTCTTCTGCATGGGAAGGGGGAGATGTGCCTGAGGAGCCCCTGTGTTTGGATCTTGGGGTCACTATATGGTGCCATTATTGTTCTTTATTGTAGCTCTCGGGATTGTGGCCACATTGTGGGCACTGCCCCTCCCTGTGTCATAGGAGTGGTACAGAAAGGGCTAGTTGGATGCTCCCTTTCCTACAATACAAGACGAAGAAGAGCGAGGGCACACAGTGACATTTAAAAGGCAACAGAAAGGAGCTACTTTATTATGAAACTTCTAGTTAACTGATGGAACTGgaatgtgcaagaggtcagactaaatgatcacgatggtcccttctgaccttaaagtctatgagtctataactCAGCGCGACTGGATATTTTTAGTCCTCGTATGATTGTTATTTGTTGGAGCAATATTCTGCTTTGTACCCTCCTTTGTTATTTACATTCTTGCACCCCCCACCACTCCTGCTCCAATGCCCAGAAAGTGCACTTCAGCTCTCAGGAGCTGAAATAATTGTGCTCTCTGAATCTCCTTTCTCTTTGGGAGGCTACTTTATTTCTGAATTTAGAGGGAAACTGTGAAGGGCCGACAGGCACCCTCCCAAGTCCCTGGCAGCCTTGCCTTTGAAATAAATCCCTCAGGTGGAAAATACTTTCACCTGTTCCCGAAGTGAGAATTCTAACAAGATGCAATCACTCCCTTACAAGATAGGTCTCCCTTGAGCAGAAGCTGATAGTCTGTCTAAATAGCGTGATTCAGTTTCCTGACTGAAGCCAGCAGGTATAGTGGAAGGAAGGCAACAAACTCAGTGTCATTCTGCACTTACAGGGCTACATTCATCCTTGGCCCATCTCCATCAATTGCAGTGGAATTACAAGAGGGGTGAATTTGGCTCCTTCTGTTTGTGTGAGATTTCCAAACAGTCTGTCTTTATTTCGGAGGAGCTGTCATTTCGTAGGTGCTGGGATTATAAAATTTGGGCTGCTTATTTGTAAGTGGGGCCTCTTTTTCATTTGCTACTTGTTTGAATTTGGAATTCCATCAATTTTTTTAGACTGTAAGGCGAGACGGGACCTTTATCGTCATTTAGCCTGATCTCTGAATATCGCAGGCAATAGAATTCTAGCAGCTTTCCTGTTCTAacttttgggttgtttttttttgtaaacacagggagagagaggggggttTATTTCTGTGGGGCCCGGTAAGGTGATCTTTCCACGAATGCTGGGTAACAGCATTGCAACATTCTTACTTCTTCAGCTAAGGGCGTCGTTATGAGGTTAAGTGTATTTTTATCATATTAACTCACAGTAGCGTCCATGGCTCACATAACACACACATCTCTGACATATgactccctcccctctcccttggTGCAATTGCCAGGGACCCATTGCAGTTGTCTTGCTCTGAGCTTGTTTCAGGTCCTTCCATCCCACTTTTCCTTGTGTTTTATAATGATACTGACAACACAGAGACCTGGATGAGGCAGCCCTGCATCTTCCGGCTCCTGCCTCTGCCATGAGGATTGCTCTGTGTTTGTCTCTCAAGGACCTCTCTCCTGAGGTAGATTTCTCTTCCACCTGAGAAAGTGACTACCTTTCCTGGCAAACAAATCAGTTCCTTGTCCAACATGTCTGATCCCATGTCTGTCAACTTGCCACTATGATATGTTGGTGAGGTCCTAGCAGCTCTCAGTCTGCAAAGTTCTGTATAGTGTATGctgcccttccctttctctcctgTTGAGTTGCTCTGAAAAGTTTCTCAGAGTCCTATGATCTCATGGTTCTTAAAGATAATTCCTTTAAGGACACTGCATCAGGGCCAGCCCAATGGAGGAGTTTCACAAACAGTTCTTGGTCATGTCAGTGTTCCAGACTCTGGTCATGGCTGGGTAC
This genomic interval carries:
- the KLF15 gene encoding Krueppel-like factor 15 isoform X1 — protein: MLYQMRPLFNAPCKGFRLSFHCVVYAGGISVTDYPGMVDHLLPADEYFSSTRSPVGYFGDMMAGGRSYQMLPSPVSEDDSDSSSFCSCSSPDSQVLSSSYGSTSSAESQDSILDYLLSQASLGNTPASWWDKRRLQPVVKEEYFRLPEFTVDMEDSGPFQPTLEEIEEFLEENMELDLKEGPKSETKDLRACSQVSVASVQQKDHLAPSVNLKESKSEQSSSSTEGSDVSNGALSLEGGIPVMLQIQPVQIKQESNTSPSSQGPAQENIKIAQLLVNIQGQTFALVPQIVQSSNLNLSSKFVRIAPVPIAAKPIGPGGMIQGQTGIIVGQKFQKNPAAELIKMHKCSFPGCTKMYTKSSHLKAHLRRHTGEKPFACTWPGCGWRFSRSDELSRHRRSHSGVKPYQCPVCEKKFARSDHLSKHVKVHRFPRSNRSVRSVN
- the KLF15 gene encoding Krueppel-like factor 15 isoform X2, whose protein sequence is MVDHLLPADEYFSSTRSPVGYFGDMMAGGRSYQMLPSPVSEDDSDSSSFCSCSSPDSQVLSSSYGSTSSAESQDSILDYLLSQASLGNTPASWWDKRRLQPVVKEEYFRLPEFTVDMEDSGPFQPTLEEIEEFLEENMELDLKEGPKSETKDLRACSQVSVASVQQKDHLAPSVNLKESKSEQSSSSTEGSDVSNGALSLEGGIPVMLQIQPVQIKQESNTSPSSQGPAQENIKIAQLLVNIQGQTFALVPQIVQSSNLNLSSKFVRIAPVPIAAKPIGPGGMIQGQTGIIVGQKFQKNPAAELIKMHKCSFPGCTKMYTKSSHLKAHLRRHTGEKPFACTWPGCGWRFSRSDELSRHRRSHSGVKPYQCPVCEKKFARSDHLSKHVKVHRFPRSNRSVRSVN